A stretch of Lactuca sativa cultivar Salinas chromosome 6, Lsat_Salinas_v11, whole genome shotgun sequence DNA encodes these proteins:
- the LOC111884042 gene encoding protein transport protein SEC23: MSTEMANTDPEGIDGVRMTWNAWPRTKVEASKCVIPFAASISPIRPHPHIPTNPYVPLRCKTCSAVLNPFCRVDFSALIWICPFCFQRNHFPHHFSGISETNVPAELYPQYTTIEYAFPQSDLHHTIPPPVYVFVLDMCMIEEELAFARSALQQALEFLPENALVGFVSFGTQVQVHELGYADMSKVYVFRGSKEMTKDQVLDQLGLGSGAGGRRVGGAPGQGFQKGVVQGGGFPNSGVSRFLLPASEGAYIIHSLLEELETDQWPVAPGNRSLRCTGVALSVAAGLLGACMPGTGARIVALVGGPCTEGPGSIVSKDLSDPVRSHKDLDKDAAPYFRKAVQFYEELSKQMVSQGHVLDLFASALDQVGVAEMKVVIERTGGLVVLAESFGHSVFKDSFRRVFEKGEESLGLSHNGELEINCSKDIKIQGIIGPCTSLEKKGPAVASTVIGQGNTTAWKLCGLDKNTCLTVFFDISSSDKSDASGNVNPQLYIQTVTSYQSIDGQSKLRVTTITRRWLETSVLSEELIQGFDQEAAAVVMARLTSYKMEMEEAFDATRWLDRNLIRLCSKFGDYRKDDPSSFALNPSFSLFPQFMFNLRRSQFVQVFNNSPDETAYFRMMLNRENITNGAVMIQPSLISYSFNSLPSPALLDVASISADRILLLDSYFSVVIFHGMTIAQWRNLGYQNQPEHQAFAQLLQAPHDDAELIIRDRFPVPRLVVCDQHGSQARFLLAKLNPSATYNNEGSPGMDVIFTDDVNLQVFFEHLQRLAVQSS, translated from the exons ATGTCGACGGAGATGGCGAACACCGATCCTGAAGGAATCGACGGTGTTCGTATGACCTGGAACGCCTGGCCACGCACAAAAGTCGAAGCCAGCAAGTGCGTCATCCCTTTCGCCGCCTCGATCTCTCCGATCCGGCCTCACCCACACATCCCTACCAATCCTTATGTGCCTCTCCGATGCAAGACCTGCTCCGCCGTCCTTAACCCTTTCTGCCGCGTCGACTTCTCTGCCCTCATCTGGATCTGTCCCTTTTGTTTCCAACGAAACCACTTCCCTCATCACTTCTCCGGTATCTCCGAAACCAACGTTCCTGCAGAACTCTACCCTCAATACACCACAATCGAATACGCTTTTCCTCAATCCGATCTCCATCACACAATTCCTCCACCTGTATACGTATTCGTGCTTGATATGTGTATGATCGAGGAGGAATTGGCGTTTGCGAGATCGGCGTTACAACAGGCGCTTGAATTCTTACCAGAGAATGCATTGGTGGGGTTTGTTTCGTTTGGGACACAGGTTCAGGTTCATGAGTTAGGGTATGCTGATATGTCTAAGGTTTATGTATTTCGAGGATCAAAAGAGATGACTAAAGATCAGGTTTTGGATCAGCTAGGGTTAGGTAGTGGTGCTGGTGGCCGGAGAGTTGGTGGCGCACCAGGGCAGGGCTTTCAGAAGGGGGTAGTACAAGGTGGGGGGTTTCCAAATTCCGGGGTTTCTAGGTTTTTGCTGCCTGCTTCCGAAGGTGCATACATCATCCATTCG CTTTTGGAAGAATTAGAGACAGATCAATGGCCTGTTGCACCAGGTAATCGATCATTAAGATGCACTGGGGTTGCACTAAGTGTTGCAGCTGGATTGCTAGGGGCTTGTATGCCTGGCACTGGTGCTCGAATTGTAGCATTGGTTGGTGGGCCATGCACTGAAGGCCCTGGTTCG ATTGTATCAAAAGATCTCTCTGATCCTGTGCGTTCACATAAAGATCTTGATAAAGATGCAGCACCATATTTTAGGAAGGCAGTTCAATTTTATGAGGAACTTTCAAAGCAAATGGTCAGCCAAGGTCATGTATTGGATCTTTTTGCTTCTGCACTTGACCAG GTTGGAGTAGCAGAGATGAAAGTTGTTATTGAAAGAACTGGTGGGCTTGTTGTTTTAGCTGAAAGTTTTGGACATTCGGTTTTCAAGGATTCATTTAGACGTGTCTTTGAGAAGGGTGAAGAATCTCTTGGTCTTTCCCATAA TGGAGAACTTGAGATCAACTGTTCAAAGGATATTAAAATTCAAGGGATCATTGGACCTTGCACATCTTTGGAGAAG AAAGGTCCAGCTGTTGCAAGCACAGTGATTGGACAGGGGAATACCACAGCTTGGAAGCTGTGTGGACTCGATAAAAATACTTGTTTGACTGTTTTTTTTGATATATCATCAAGTGACAAATCAGATGCTTCAGGAAATGTAAATCCACAGTTGTACATACAAACTGTTACAAG TTACCAGAGTATTGATGGGCAATCAAAGCTGCGAGTTACCACCATTACTAGAAGATGGTTAGAGACTTCTGTTCTCTCAGAG GAATTGATACAAGGTTTTGATCAAGAGGCTGCAGCTGTGGTTATGGCTAGATTAACTTCTTATAAAATGGAAATGGAG gAAGCATTTGATGCAACAAGATGGCTAGATAGAAACCTGATTCGCCTCTGTTCTAAATTCGGTGACTACAGAAAAGATGATCCATCTTCATtcgccttaaaccctagtttttcATTGTTCCCTCAATTCATGTTCAATCTTCGAAGATCACAATTCGTTCAg GTGTTTAATAATAGCCCCGATGAGACTGCTTATTTTCGCATGATGCTAAACAGAGAGAATATAACAAATGGAGCTGTGATGATTCAACCTTCATTAATATCATATTCATTTAATTCACTTCCTTCACCTGCATTACTTGATGTAGCATCCATTTCAGCTGATAGAATTCTTTTGTTAGATTCCTATTTTAGTGTAGTCATTTTTCATGGAATGACAATCGCCCAATGGAGGAATTTGGGTTACCAAAATCAGCCAGAACACcag gcGTTTGCACAGTTGTTGCAAGCTCCGCATGATGATGCGGAGTTGATAATACGTGATCGGTTTCCGGTTCCAAGGTTGGTGGTGTGTGATCAACATGGTTCTCAG GCGCGATTCTTGTTGGCAAAGTTGAATCCTTCGGCAACATACAACAATGAAGGGTCGCCTGGAATGGATGTTATTTTCACGGATGATGTAAACCTTCAAGTGTTTTTCGAGCATCTACAAAGGCTTGCAGTTCAATCTTCTTGA